One Panicum virgatum strain AP13 chromosome 9K, P.virgatum_v5, whole genome shotgun sequence genomic region harbors:
- the LOC120647996 gene encoding uncharacterized protein LOC120647996, protein MATDPPIFRGSKEPLDADFWLHTIEEKFGLIQCNDQEKVNYTAHQLRDAAGAWWHGYKAQVGEGHHVTWAEFREAFRAYHIPKSVLNTKRDEFRRLRQGNKPVMEYVNTFNYLAQYALEDVNTDEKKQDHFMNGLSLKLQSHLSTTDFRDFNDMVSKAIKAEYKMNAFENENRKIDMENRKRAASSSTGELDVFVVIFIDDVLIFSKTEEEHAEHIRIVLHKLHNHRLYAKFSKCEFWLKEVAFLGHILSENGVVVDPSRVKDVLDWKQP, encoded by the exons ATGGCCACCGACCCTCCTATCTTTCGTGGATCAAAGGAGCCTTTGGATGCTGATTTTTGGCTGCATACCATAGAGGAGAAATTTGGTCTTATTCAGTGCAATGATCAAGAGAAAGTTAATTATACGGCTCATCAACTTCGAGATGCCGCGGGAGCTTGGTGGCATGGATACAAGGCACAAGTTGGAGAAGGTCACCATGTGACTTGGGCTGAATTTCGTGAGGCTTTTCGAGCATATCACATTCCCAAGAGTGTGCTCAACACCAAGAGGGATGAGTTCCGCAGGTTGCGCCAAGGCAACAAACCCGTGATGGAGTATGTCAATACTTTCAATTATCTTGCCCAATATGCCTTGGAGGATGTCAACAcggatgagaagaagcaagatcATTTCATGAATGGGCTGTCTTTGAAGCTACAATCTCATCTTTCCACCACGGATTTTCGGGATTTCAATGACATGGTTAGCAAGGCGATCAAGGCCGAGTACAAGATGAATGCATTTGAGAATGAGAACCGTAAGATTGATATGGAGAACCGCAAGCGggctgcctcttcttcaaccGGTG AgcttgatgtctttgtggtgattttcatcgATGACGTTCTTATCTTCTCCAAGACCGAGGAAGAGCATGCCGAGCATATTCGCATTGTTCTTCATAAACTTCATAATCATCGTCtctatgccaagtttagcaagtgtgaattttggctcaaAGAAGTGGCTTTTCTTGGGCATATTCTTTCGGAAAATGGTGTAGTTGTGGATCCAAGTagggtgaaggatgtgctcgactGGAAGCAACCTTAA